A stretch of the Chlorobiota bacterium genome encodes the following:
- the nosZ gene encoding Sec-dependent nitrous-oxide reductase produces MKNLSRILNLVTILVLLSLMGCKPKNTSNAVSGDAAIKAYVAPGKYDEFYNFVSGGFSGQMAVYGLPSGRLLRVMPVFSVDPEKGWGYSEETKPMLNTSHGFIPWDDLHHVELSQTNGEVNGKWVFGNANNTPRIARIDLKTFRTAEIIELPNSAGNHSSPFGTENSEYIVAGTRFSVPPDNSTNGGDVPINTYKENFKGHISFVSVHPETGEMNIAFQLKTPGINFDLARCGRGKSHGWFFFSCYNTEQAHTLLEVNASQKDKDFVMAVNWKKAEEYIKAGQGEKESVKYAHNVYNESTHSATSTIKTEVTVLDVSKFKDICYFIPCPKSPHGCDVDPTGEYIVASGKLAALIPVFSYDKIQKAIADKAYDGDYQGIPIIKYDAALYGEVKKPGLGPLHTEFDGNGFAYTSFFVSSEVVKWNIKELKVVDRAPTYYSLGHLCIPGGNTRKPFGKYLIAYNKITKDRYLPTGPELAQSAQLFDISGDKMKMILDFPTIGEPHYAQAAPADLIRNNGQLKIFKIDDNKHPYVAKGEGETKVVREGNKVHINLTTIRSHFSPDNIEGIKLGDEVYFHVTNLEQDWDVPHGFAVKGANNSELLIMPGETCTLKWIPDRIGMFPIYCTDFCSALHQEMQGYVRVSPAGSNVPISFSLGKNSAPIVK; encoded by the coding sequence ATGAAAAATTTGAGTAGAATATTAAATTTAGTAACAATTTTAGTATTGTTATCGTTAATGGGTTGTAAGCCAAAAAACACTTCAAATGCTGTTAGTGGTGATGCTGCAATTAAAGCTTATGTAGCTCCTGGTAAATACGATGAATTCTATAATTTTGTATCTGGTGGGTTTAGTGGACAGATGGCTGTTTATGGATTACCAAGCGGAAGGTTGCTAAGAGTTATGCCAGTTTTTTCAGTTGATCCTGAAAAAGGTTGGGGATATAGTGAAGAAACAAAACCAATGTTAAACACTTCTCATGGCTTTATTCCATGGGACGATTTGCATCATGTTGAGTTATCACAAACAAACGGTGAGGTGAATGGAAAATGGGTTTTTGGAAATGCAAACAATACTCCTCGTATTGCTAGGATTGATTTAAAAACATTTAGAACAGCAGAAATTATTGAACTACCAAATAGTGCTGGAAATCATAGTTCTCCTTTTGGTACAGAAAATTCGGAATACATTGTTGCTGGTACTCGTTTTAGCGTTCCTCCAGATAATTCAACTAATGGTGGGGATGTACCGATTAATACTTACAAGGAAAATTTCAAAGGACACATTAGTTTTGTAAGTGTTCATCCTGAAACAGGAGAAATGAATATTGCATTTCAACTTAAAACTCCAGGAATTAACTTCGATTTAGCTAGATGTGGAAGAGGTAAATCTCATGGATGGTTTTTCTTCAGTTGCTATAATACAGAACAAGCACATACTTTATTGGAAGTAAATGCTTCTCAAAAAGATAAAGATTTTGTTATGGCTGTAAATTGGAAAAAAGCTGAAGAGTATATTAAAGCTGGACAAGGAGAAAAAGAGAGTGTAAAATATGCTCATAACGTTTATAATGAATCAACTCATTCCGCAACTTCAACAATTAAAACTGAAGTTACTGTTTTAGATGTTAGTAAATTTAAAGATATATGCTACTTTATTCCTTGTCCTAAATCTCCACATGGTTGTGATGTTGATCCAACAGGTGAATATATTGTTGCAAGTGGAAAATTAGCTGCTTTAATTCCTGTGTTTAGTTATGATAAAATTCAAAAAGCTATTGCTGATAAAGCATATGATGGAGATTATCAAGGAATACCAATTATTAAATATGATGCTGCTCTTTATGGTGAAGTTAAAAAACCAGGTTTAGGACCATTACATACTGAATTTGATGGAAATGGATTTGCTTATACTTCATTTTTTGTATCATCTGAAGTTGTAAAATGGAATATTAAAGAATTAAAAGTTGTTGATAGAGCTCCAACATACTATTCATTAGGTCACTTATGTATTCCAGGTGGAAACACTCGCAAACCATTCGGAAAGTACCTTATTGCATATAATAAAATTACTAAAGATCGCTATTTACCAACAGGACCAGAATTAGCACAAAGTGCTCAATTGTTTGATATAAGTGGAGATAAAATGAAGATGATTCTCGATTTCCCAACAATAGGTGAACCTCATTATGCGCAAGCAGCTCCTGCTGATTTGATTAGGAATAATGGACAGTTAAAAATATTTAAAATTGATGATAATAAACATCCTTATGTAGCAAAAGGTGAAGGTGAAACTAAAGTTGTTAGAGAAGGTAATAAAGTTCACATAAATTTAACTACTATTAGATCACACTTTTCTCCTGATAACATAGAAGGGATAAAATTAGGTGATGAAGTTTATTTCCATGTAACAAATCTAGAACAAGATTGGGATGTACCACATGGTTTTGCAGTTAAAGGAGCAAATAATTCTGAATTGTTAATAATGCCTGGCGAAACTTGTACATTAAAATGGATTCCAGATAGAATTGGTATGTTCCCAATTTATTGTACTGACTTTTGTAGTGCATTACATCAAGAGATGCAAGGTTACGTAAGAGTATCACCTGCTGGAAGCAATGTTCCAATATCATTTAGTTTAGGTAAGAACTCTGCACCAATAGTTAAATAA
- a CDS encoding nitrous oxide reductase accessory protein NosL, giving the protein MKISTLSRVLILVCSILLTAAIFLPIWRIELDAPQYPEGLVMQIFSNKLGGDVDIINGLNHYIGMPTLHVENFIEFKILPYLIGLFALLFLITAISLSKKMLYFMFYSFVIFGIISMVDFWRWEYNYGHNLNPNAAIIVPGMSYQPPLIGFKQLLNFGAYSIPDLGGWAMLIGGVLVLIVYLKESRLLNKFRKTKSVSSIIFLFVSLVLLSCSDIEFEPININKDKCDYCKMTISDIRFAGELITKKGRVNKFDDVKCLISFCDENKDIQFKSKLVSDFSTNQLIDLESAYIVTSETLRSPMGGNSASFANKEIAEKNAKSYNSIIKDWNQYNK; this is encoded by the coding sequence TTGAAAATATCAACTTTATCCAGAGTGTTAATTTTAGTTTGTTCAATATTGTTAACAGCAGCTATATTTTTACCAATCTGGAGAATTGAACTTGACGCTCCTCAATATCCTGAAGGATTAGTTATGCAAATCTTTTCAAATAAACTTGGAGGTGATGTAGACATTATTAATGGCTTAAACCATTATATTGGTATGCCAACATTACATGTTGAAAATTTTATTGAGTTTAAAATTTTACCTTATCTTATTGGTTTATTTGCTCTACTCTTTTTAATAACTGCAATAAGTTTAAGTAAAAAAATGCTTTACTTTATGTTTTACTCTTTTGTAATATTTGGCATTATTTCTATGGTAGATTTTTGGAGATGGGAATATAATTATGGTCATAATTTAAATCCAAATGCTGCAATTATAGTACCTGGAATGTCTTATCAACCACCATTAATTGGCTTCAAGCAGTTACTTAATTTTGGTGCGTATTCAATTCCAGATTTAGGAGGATGGGCTATGTTAATAGGTGGAGTTCTTGTTTTAATTGTCTATTTAAAAGAGAGCAGATTGTTGAATAAATTTAGAAAAACTAAAAGTGTATCATCAATTATATTTTTATTTGTGAGTTTAGTATTATTATCTTGTAGTGATATTGAATTTGAACCTATAAATATTAATAAAGACAAATGTGATTATTGTAAAATGACAATTTCAGATATTAGATTTGCAGGTGAGTTAATAACAAAAAAGGGAAGAGTAAATAAATTTGATGATGTAAAATGCCTAATCTCTTTTTGTGATGAAAATAAAGATATTCAGTTTAAATCCAAATTGGTTTCTGATTTTTCTACCAACCAATTAATAGACTTAGAATCCGCATATATCGTAACTTCGGAAACGCTAAGAAGTCCTATGGGCGGAAATTCTGCATCATTTGCAAATAAGGAAATTGCAGAAAAAAATGCAAAATCTTATAATTCAATTATTAAGGATTGGAATCAATATAATAAATAA
- a CDS encoding nitrous oxide reductase family maturation protein NosD — protein MKIFNLIILLLFIVITKNTKSNTINIGINSQYKKISTALLNAISGDTLIVNGGFYKEGNIVIDKSIVMIGKNNPILDGDRKFEVMSIKANYVSISGFRIQHSSYATLDDPGGIKVYNSNHVNITDNFLVDNFFGIYLQYCQNCTIKNNKLIAFGKEEQQIGNGIHCWKSDSLIIVGNNIKGHRDGIYFEFVTHSVIWRNISMNNIRYGLHFMFSNNDSYFSNLFKNNGAGVAVMFTKKVTMMDNTFEDNWGDSSYGVLLKEISDSYLSGNKFLYNTTGIFMDGTNRIVVEKNEFIGNGWGMKIQANCMDNLIIKNNFFKNTFDISTNGTLVLNTFNSNFWDKYEGFDLNKDLIGDIPYHPLSLFSVIVENNPPSMLLYRSFIISLLDKSEKVFPSLTPENFIDKNPLMKSLKL, from the coding sequence ATGAAAATTTTTAATTTAATTATATTGCTTTTATTTATTGTAATTACAAAAAATACAAAATCTAATACAATCAATATTGGAATCAATTCTCAATACAAAAAAATATCAACAGCATTATTAAATGCTATTTCTGGTGATACGTTAATTGTTAATGGAGGGTTTTATAAAGAAGGGAATATAGTTATAGATAAATCAATTGTAATGATAGGTAAAAACAACCCAATTCTTGATGGAGATAGAAAATTTGAGGTAATGTCAATAAAAGCAAATTACGTTTCTATAAGTGGATTCAGGATTCAACATTCAAGCTATGCAACACTCGATGACCCGGGCGGAATTAAAGTATACAACTCCAATCATGTTAATATAACTGATAATTTTTTAGTAGATAATTTCTTTGGAATCTACCTTCAATATTGTCAAAATTGTACAATAAAAAATAACAAGTTAATTGCTTTTGGAAAAGAAGAGCAACAAATAGGAAATGGGATCCATTGTTGGAAAAGTGATAGTTTGATTATAGTTGGAAACAATATTAAAGGTCATAGAGATGGAATTTATTTTGAGTTTGTAACTCATTCAGTTATTTGGCGAAATATCTCAATGAACAATATCCGTTATGGATTACATTTTATGTTTTCTAATAACGATTCATATTTTTCAAATCTGTTTAAGAATAATGGAGCTGGCGTTGCTGTAATGTTCACAAAAAAAGTTACTATGATGGATAACACTTTTGAAGATAATTGGGGTGATTCATCTTATGGGGTTTTGCTCAAAGAAATTTCTGATTCTTACTTATCAGGTAATAAGTTTTTATACAATACTACTGGAATTTTTATGGATGGTACGAATAGAATTGTTGTTGAAAAAAATGAATTTATTGGGAATGGTTGGGGGATGAAAATTCAAGCAAATTGTATGGATAATTTAATTATAAAAAATAATTTCTTTAAAAACACATTTGATATAAGCACTAATGGTACTTTAGTTTTAAATACTTTTAATTCCAATTTTTGGGATAAATATGAAGGGTTTGATTTGAATAAAGATTTAATTGGCGATATACCATATCACCCACTTAGCCTATTTTCTGTAATTGTAGAAAACAATCCACCATCAATGTTGTTATATAGAAGCTTTATTATTTCATTGTTAGACAAATCTGAGAAAGTATTTCCAAGTTTAACACCAGAAAATTTTATAGACAAAAACCCACTAATGAAATCATTGAAATTGTAA